In a genomic window of Flavobacterium lipolyticum:
- the nagB gene encoding glucosamine-6-phosphate deaminase codes for MKSALEIIPDISYKSAGKFEETRFEKIHNEIFRNSAEASVIVAQEIAQLIRSKQEKNKSCVLGLATGSSPIKVYEELVRMYREEGLSFSNVITFNLDEYYPMSKENNQSYHYFMHQHLFNHIDIKPENINIPDGTVAIEELNQYCIDYEMNIKNAGGLDFQLLGIGRTGHVGFNEPGSHINSGTRIITLDHITRVDASSDFNGIDNVPKRAITMGVSTIMRSKRIVLMAWGQNKADIIKRTIQGDISSEVPATFLQNHPNATFVLDQSAASELTRFKTPWLVGECIWTQELKSKAIVWLCQKTKQSILKLTDRDYNNNGMSDLLAQEGSAYDLNINMFNVLQHTITGWPGGKPNTDDSHRPERANPAKKRVILFSPHPDDDVISMGGTFSKLIKQGHDVHVVYQTSGNIAVTDDEALKFAEVAKDFLGDAASGINFKAVIEFLNSKSENQIDSLEVRKLKGLIRRRESYAATRYIGLKDENTHFLDLPFYETGQVKKNPLGPEDIAIVKDIIAQIKPHQVFAAGDLADPHGTHEVCLNAIFAAMKQLKPEKYMDDCWLWLYRGAWHEWDIHEIDMAVPLSPSEVLLKRHAILYHQSQKDRVMFQGNDSREFWVRAEDRNKNTAVLYDELGLAEYEAIEAFKRFDY; via the coding sequence ATGAAAAGTGCTTTAGAAATAATACCTGATATCAGCTATAAAAGCGCGGGGAAATTTGAAGAGACACGATTTGAGAAAATCCACAATGAAATCTTCAGGAATTCCGCAGAAGCTTCGGTAATTGTAGCACAGGAAATTGCGCAATTAATCCGATCTAAACAAGAAAAGAATAAATCTTGCGTATTAGGTTTAGCCACAGGTTCTTCTCCTATCAAAGTTTATGAAGAGTTGGTGAGAATGTACAGAGAAGAAGGCTTAAGTTTTAGCAATGTGATCACTTTCAATCTGGATGAATATTATCCGATGAGCAAAGAGAACAATCAGAGCTATCATTATTTCATGCACCAGCATCTTTTTAATCATATTGATATCAAACCTGAGAATATAAATATTCCCGACGGAACCGTTGCCATTGAAGAATTGAATCAATACTGCATCGATTATGAAATGAATATTAAAAATGCCGGGGGACTGGATTTTCAATTACTGGGAATTGGTCGTACGGGTCACGTAGGTTTCAACGAACCTGGATCCCACATCAACTCCGGAACCAGAATCATTACACTGGATCACATTACCAGAGTCGACGCTTCGTCGGATTTTAACGGGATCGATAACGTTCCAAAAAGAGCGATTACCATGGGAGTTTCTACTATCATGAGATCGAAAAGAATTGTACTAATGGCCTGGGGACAGAACAAAGCCGATATCATCAAGAGAACCATTCAAGGGGATATCAGTTCAGAAGTTCCGGCTACATTTTTACAAAACCATCCTAATGCGACTTTCGTATTAGACCAGTCAGCAGCTTCAGAATTAACCCGTTTCAAAACGCCTTGGTTAGTAGGAGAATGCATCTGGACGCAAGAATTAAAAAGTAAAGCGATTGTTTGGTTGTGCCAAAAAACAAAACAATCTATTTTAAAATTAACAGACCGTGATTACAACAACAACGGAATGTCAGATCTTTTGGCGCAGGAAGGTTCTGCTTACGACTTGAACATCAATATGTTCAATGTTCTGCAGCATACCATCACCGGATGGCCGGGTGGAAAACCCAATACCGACGATTCGCATCGTCCTGAAAGAGCCAATCCGGCAAAAAAACGAGTGATTCTTTTTAGTCCGCATCCCGATGATGATGTGATTTCTATGGGAGGAACTTTTTCAAAATTGATTAAACAAGGTCATGATGTACATGTGGTATATCAAACCTCCGGAAATATAGCCGTTACAGACGACGAGGCTCTTAAATTTGCCGAAGTGGCTAAGGATTTTCTTGGTGATGCTGCCTCGGGAATCAACTTTAAAGCTGTCATTGAATTTTTGAATAGTAAGTCTGAAAACCAAATAGATTCTTTGGAAGTCCGCAAATTAAAAGGATTGATCCGAAGAAGAGAATCTTATGCAGCGACCCGATACATTGGTTTAAAAGATGAGAATACCCACTTTTTAGATCTTCCGTTTTATGAAACCGGACAGGTAAAAAAGAATCCGTTGGGGCCTGAAGACATTGCTATTGTAAAGGACATTATTGCACAAATTAAACCCCATCAGGTATTTGCAGCGGGAGATTTAGCAGATCCGCACGGTACACACGAAGTTTGTCTGAATGCCATCTTTGCAGCAATGAAACAACTGAAACCGGAAAAATACATGGACGACTGCTGGTTGTGGCTGTATCGCGGTGCCTGGCACGAATGGGACATTCACGAAATTGATATGGCCGTTCCGCTTTCTCCATCTGAAGTATTACTAAAACGTCACGCAATTTTGTACCACCAATCACAAAAAGACCGCGTAATGTTCCAAGGAAATGATTCCAGAGAATTTTGGGTAAGAGCCGAAGACCGTAACAAAAATACTGCTGTTTTGTATGACGAATTAGGATTGGCAGAATACGAAGCAATTGAAGCTTTTAAACGTTTTGATTATTAA
- a CDS encoding RagB/SusD family nutrient uptake outer membrane protein, which translates to MKLNNIKKTAICMSILATVGCTGNFDEINTNPNGFSNEQLKDDFNDIKKGFAPMFNNIQVLGDQLESQYQLQQNLNADIWSGYMATPTPFRGGSNNTTYDLIDGWNNAIWTNAYPTVMFNAYDIANKTKGKFDHFYALSLILKVEGMHRVTDIFGPIIYSQYGKNAPIAYDSQEEVYNQMFSELDFAVDELTKRADAGEPFVFKDADLSGYEGNYASWVKFANTLRLRLAMRIVKVKPALAKAQAEKAVAQKFGVFTAKKDAFRIVSPTFTNPIATISGSWLDIRMSADMESILKGYNDPRMPIYFDKSAQFTGQYKGIRTGIAIGGKGDRERFSGIGEVVRSKTIYLVTTAEAYFLRAEGALRGWNMGGDAKSLYEAGIGASFDQREASGIAKYLTDNTSLPVAYVDPVAAVNNSAPVNNITIAWDDAATNEVKLQRIITQKWIAGFPEGQEAWSDYRRTGYPKLFPVVVNNSGGKISTALGARRINFTSNEVLNNKEGVATGVAKLGGPDNGGTRLWWDVNAPNF; encoded by the coding sequence ATGAAACTAAATAATATTAAAAAAACAGCTATCTGTATGTCGATACTTGCTACGGTAGGTTGTACAGGTAATTTTGATGAGATTAACACCAATCCAAATGGTTTTAGTAATGAGCAGTTAAAAGATGATTTTAACGACATCAAAAAAGGATTTGCTCCAATGTTTAACAACATTCAGGTGTTAGGAGATCAGCTTGAGTCTCAGTATCAATTACAACAGAATCTAAATGCAGATATTTGGTCCGGTTATATGGCCACTCCAACTCCTTTTAGAGGAGGAAGTAACAATACAACTTATGACTTAATTGACGGATGGAACAATGCTATTTGGACAAATGCTTATCCTACTGTTATGTTTAATGCATATGATATTGCAAACAAAACTAAAGGGAAGTTTGATCATTTTTATGCACTTTCTCTTATCTTGAAAGTAGAAGGAATGCACCGTGTTACGGACATCTTTGGTCCTATCATCTATTCTCAATACGGTAAAAATGCGCCAATTGCTTATGATTCTCAGGAAGAAGTATACAACCAAATGTTTAGCGAGTTGGATTTTGCTGTAGATGAATTAACAAAAAGAGCAGATGCCGGAGAGCCTTTTGTATTTAAAGATGCGGATTTATCTGGTTATGAAGGTAACTATGCTTCTTGGGTAAAATTTGCCAACACTTTGCGTTTGAGATTAGCGATGCGTATCGTAAAAGTAAAACCTGCTTTAGCAAAAGCTCAGGCTGAAAAAGCGGTAGCACAAAAATTCGGAGTATTTACAGCTAAAAAAGATGCGTTTAGAATTGTATCTCCAACTTTTACAAACCCTATTGCTACCATTAGTGGTTCATGGTTAGACATTAGAATGTCTGCTGATATGGAGTCTATATTAAAAGGATACAACGACCCTAGAATGCCAATTTACTTTGATAAATCAGCTCAATTTACGGGTCAGTATAAAGGAATTCGTACAGGTATAGCCATTGGAGGAAAAGGAGACCGTGAGCGTTTTTCAGGTATTGGAGAAGTGGTTAGATCTAAAACCATTTATTTAGTTACTACCGCTGAAGCCTATTTCTTAAGAGCAGAAGGAGCTTTAAGAGGTTGGAATATGGGAGGTGATGCTAAATCATTATACGAGGCAGGTATTGGAGCGTCATTTGACCAAAGAGAAGCTTCTGGTATTGCTAAATATTTAACGGATAATACTAGTTTGCCTGTAGCCTATGTTGATCCTGTTGCTGCTGTAAACAATTCAGCTCCGGTAAACAATATTACTATTGCCTGGGATGATGCAGCTACAAATGAGGTGAAATTGCAAAGAATTATTACTCAAAAATGGATTGCAGGTTTCCCGGAAGGACAAGAGGCTTGGTCTGATTACAGAAGAACAGGATATCCAAAATTATTCCCTGTAGTGGTAAACAATAGTGGAGGAAAAATTTCTACCGCACTTGGAGCCAGAAGAATCAACTTTACTTCAAATGAAGTACTAAATAATAAAGAAGGTGTAGCAACTGGTGTAGCTAAGTTAGGTGGTCCGGATAACGGAGGAACCAGACTTTGGTGGGATGTTAACGCTCCAAATTTCTAA
- a CDS encoding SusC/RagA family TonB-linked outer membrane protein: protein MKKIFLIFMIVFTAQVSLAQVKSIKGVITDSDGMPLPGASVAVQGGQKGTTSDFDGVYSIEVQKGQTLVFTYVGLETQSIVVGDAATINVKMLQAASNALTEVVVTSLGIKKTRKSLTYAAQELKGEELTRVRDANVINTIAGKIAGVAVTKSSAGTGGSTKVDIRGSSSATNNQPLYVIDGIPMLNSGSGQPNDTFGSLNGGNRDGGDVVSLINPDDYDGMTVLKGAAASVLYGSQGANGVILLSSKKGKVGQSSFSGSSVTTFESAAYLPKFQKDYAARTGEDESWGAKQNIKDHVKDFFQTGVTQITSVGYSAATENSSTALTYANTSGSGIIPGNGIKRNNFGIRQTAKFFDNKLTVGVTGNYTTQSIANKPVNGLYFNPLTGVYLMPRGNDFNFYKNNYEVFNPTRNLMAQNWMTNRDIMQNPYWAINRNKSEDTNTFFNGAISASYKANEWLTIASRYSYNRVDSGFEKKIFATTQGTLSHANGRYISNDAVSTQRYGDLIATINTKFSDDFSFNANIGTSITNTMTNDRTILDSGIGAGLKITNWFTLNNFVNNTGNYQTIDSKREIQSVFAATTLGYKDMLFLDVAARNDWSSTLVNTNKGSYFYPSVGLTGILSEMFKMPESISFAKVRATYAQVGNDVAAFVTTPVDLYVPGNNSTQPQVGLQRGTTLKPELKSEYEFGTEWRFLNNRFGIELSYYNSTTKNQYFQSAAPDGSPEGVRFYGFNAGSIENKGFEVVVNAGIVKGDKFSWDSSVNFSQNKNTVKELPASSKGIVNLTVPGVNNYQYSLIEGRPFGVIMGKNILKDAQGRILLDKDGKIQGTEGFTEVGNSNPDFMLGFSNTFKVGAFFANVLIDGRFGGNVMSMTEAQNDFFGVSKATGDARNAGGVPVNAIKPDGTVVTSIPAEDYYKKVGGRDGITGEYVYKATNVSVREISVGYTFNPKKLPVFQTASISLIARNLFFIYKDAPFDPNIALSTGEGLQGIDIYGLPSTRSIGLNLNVTF, encoded by the coding sequence ATGAAAAAAATTTTCTTAATCTTTATGATTGTTTTTACGGCGCAGGTTTCGCTTGCTCAGGTAAAAAGCATTAAAGGTGTGATTACAGATTCTGATGGAATGCCATTGCCAGGGGCTTCCGTTGCAGTACAAGGAGGTCAAAAGGGAACTACTTCCGATTTTGACGGGGTGTACTCGATTGAAGTTCAAAAAGGACAGACTTTAGTTTTTACTTATGTTGGTCTTGAAACACAATCAATTGTTGTAGGTGATGCTGCTACAATTAATGTTAAAATGCTACAAGCGGCATCAAATGCACTTACAGAAGTTGTTGTAACTTCATTAGGTATCAAGAAAACAAGAAAATCTTTAACTTATGCGGCTCAGGAACTTAAAGGGGAAGAGTTAACACGTGTAAGAGATGCGAACGTTATCAATACAATTGCAGGTAAAATTGCGGGTGTTGCTGTAACAAAAAGTTCTGCCGGTACCGGTGGTTCTACAAAAGTAGATATTCGTGGTAGCTCTTCAGCAACAAACAATCAGCCTTTGTATGTTATTGATGGTATTCCAATGTTAAACTCTGGTTCAGGTCAGCCAAATGATACTTTTGGTAGTTTAAATGGTGGTAACCGTGATGGTGGAGATGTTGTATCTTTAATTAACCCGGACGATTACGATGGTATGACGGTTCTTAAAGGAGCAGCAGCTTCTGTATTATATGGATCGCAAGGAGCAAATGGAGTAATTTTACTTTCGTCTAAAAAAGGAAAAGTAGGACAGTCAAGTTTTTCAGGTTCGTCTGTAACTACTTTTGAATCGGCTGCTTATTTGCCAAAGTTTCAAAAAGATTATGCTGCAAGAACAGGGGAAGATGAGTCTTGGGGTGCGAAACAAAACATAAAAGATCATGTTAAAGATTTCTTTCAAACCGGAGTTACTCAAATTACATCGGTAGGATATTCTGCAGCAACTGAAAATTCTTCTACAGCATTGACTTATGCTAATACATCAGGATCGGGGATTATTCCAGGTAACGGAATTAAGAGAAATAACTTTGGAATTCGTCAAACGGCAAAGTTTTTTGATAACAAACTTACAGTGGGGGTAACCGGAAATTATACTACACAATCAATTGCCAATAAACCGGTAAATGGTCTTTACTTTAATCCACTTACAGGAGTTTATTTAATGCCAAGAGGAAATGATTTCAATTTTTATAAAAATAATTATGAAGTTTTTAATCCGACTAGAAATTTAATGGCTCAAAATTGGATGACGAACAGAGATATTATGCAAAACCCATATTGGGCTATTAACAGAAATAAATCTGAAGACACAAACACTTTCTTCAACGGAGCAATTTCGGCTTCATACAAAGCAAATGAATGGTTAACAATTGCTTCAAGATATAGTTATAACAGAGTTGACAGTGGATTTGAAAAGAAAATTTTTGCTACTACTCAAGGAACACTTTCTCACGCTAATGGTAGATACATTAGTAATGATGCAGTAAGTACTCAGCGTTATGGAGATTTAATTGCTACGATCAATACAAAATTCAGTGATGATTTTTCATTCAATGCTAATATTGGTACCAGTATTACAAATACGATGACGAATGACAGAACAATTTTAGATTCTGGAATTGGTGCCGGATTAAAAATAACAAACTGGTTTACACTTAACAATTTTGTAAACAATACAGGAAATTATCAGACAATCGACTCAAAAAGAGAAATACAGTCTGTATTTGCAGCTACTACATTGGGGTACAAAGATATGTTGTTCTTAGATGTTGCAGCTAGAAATGACTGGTCTTCTACATTAGTGAATACGAATAAAGGATCCTATTTTTACCCTTCTGTAGGTTTGACAGGTATCCTTAGCGAGATGTTCAAAATGCCGGAGTCAATTAGTTTTGCAAAAGTTCGTGCAACTTACGCTCAGGTGGGTAATGATGTTGCTGCTTTTGTTACTACTCCTGTAGATTTATATGTTCCGGGTAATAATAGTACACAACCTCAGGTTGGATTACAAAGAGGAACTACTTTAAAACCGGAGTTGAAATCAGAGTATGAATTTGGTACAGAGTGGAGATTCCTGAACAACAGATTTGGTATTGAGCTTTCTTATTATAATTCAACAACAAAAAATCAATACTTCCAATCTGCTGCGCCGGACGGAAGCCCTGAGGGAGTTAGATTTTACGGATTTAATGCCGGAAGTATCGAAAATAAAGGTTTTGAAGTTGTAGTAAATGCTGGTATTGTTAAAGGAGATAAATTCTCATGGGATTCATCTGTGAACTTTTCTCAAAACAAAAATACAGTAAAAGAACTTCCTGCTTCATCTAAAGGAATAGTGAATTTGACTGTTCCTGGAGTTAATAATTACCAATACTCTTTAATTGAAGGAAGACCGTTTGGTGTTATCATGGGAAAAAACATTCTGAAAGATGCACAGGGTAGAATTTTATTAGATAAAGATGGTAAAATTCAAGGTACTGAAGGTTTTACTGAAGTAGGTAATTCAAATCCTGATTTCATGTTAGGTTTCTCTAACACTTTCAAAGTTGGTGCTTTCTTCGCAAATGTTTTAATTGACGGACGTTTTGGTGGTAATGTTATGAGTATGACTGAAGCTCAGAATGATTTCTTTGGAGTTTCTAAAGCAACAGGTGATGCCAGAAACGCAGGAGGAGTTCCAGTAAATGCAATTAAACCAGACGGAACGGTAGTAACAAGTATACCAGCTGAGGATTATTATAAAAAAGTTGGTGGTAGAGATGGAATTACAGGTGAATATGTTTATAAAGCGACAAATGTAAGTGTAAGAGAGATCTCTGTAGGATATACTTTCAACCCTAAAAAACTTCCTGTTTTTCAAACAGCTTCTATTTCATTAATTGCCAGAAATTTATTCTTTATATACAAAGACGCTCCATTTGATCCAAACATTGCATTAAGTACAGGAGAAGGATTGCAAGGTATTGATATCTATGGTTTACCTTCTACCAGAAGTATTGGTCTTAATTTAAATGTAACTTTCTAA